Proteins found in one Candidatus Binataceae bacterium genomic segment:
- the gspD gene encoding type II secretion system secretin GspD produces MKRFFVGVLAAALLSLVASATRSHASDSAGVDPNTLIQMNFQSVDIPVLAKFVSEITGKNFILDESVRGKVSIMAPTKVTPQQAYELFQSVLQEKGFMTVQAGKVIKIIPAREARSIGPSVNSNQAVGGDEYVTRMVRLKNIDASGLVGVIQPMISHDGLVAAFPEDNTIIITDDGYNVQRLLQIIGSLDVRGEQQNVTVIPLRLAFAAEIAPEIEQVMNARLGISSGSSMQARPGIGVVAPSAQGTSTGFKIIPDERTNSLLVLAPPLQMREIQEIVAKLDVVPPNSTSRIHVYRLKNAQALEMVQVLNNLMNGGNGPSTLSPTTGKGSLGRGSSLGNYNGSSFGSGFGGMSGGSSMSGLSGASYGGSSMGGMGGGMGGGMGGMGGGMGGGGMMRGSSGGYGSSGGSSSAGTSGRTPDFSSPVSITADPATNALVVSAAPQDWQTVKNIIDELDVPRVQVFVQAVLVEVQAERQREMGVNYFANGTLGGNVAGVGTLNFGQLQNAIGNPLGMTGLGLGLASGQSCSVPAAIVSAATTAATGSTTSATGNVSVPCELALITALEQDQHANVLSAPTLLTADNEEAMIVVGQNLPFVGSASANAGLPGQIFNSVDRQNVGITLDIVPMVSEGDYVKLDLYEEVSQVDPTTVNNSLGPTTTIRSASTAVLVMNHRTAVIGGLMSSADNINNQGVPFISNIPFLGNLFSDKNRSKSKDNLMVFLTPHIVRNKADLRELSLAERQKFVNSLGRKEIHDMPASQVQQVYSPSFSIAVPPSAELNAPYGAPPTAPGPDNTAPDTTGATPFNTTEVGPTTMNTRMGGPSVATGTAVAPAPIAAAPASAPLDAGAGSVSPFSDASTGAAGGSKLDSTRGVTPSIAP; encoded by the coding sequence ATGAAGCGCTTTTTCGTTGGCGTTCTGGCCGCAGCACTATTGTCGCTCGTAGCCAGCGCGACACGATCGCATGCGTCTGACAGCGCCGGCGTCGATCCCAATACGCTGATCCAGATGAATTTCCAGAGCGTGGATATTCCCGTTCTGGCCAAGTTCGTCAGCGAGATCACGGGCAAGAACTTCATCCTCGACGAAAGCGTTCGCGGCAAAGTTTCGATCATGGCGCCGACCAAGGTCACGCCGCAGCAGGCCTATGAACTCTTTCAATCGGTCCTGCAGGAAAAAGGTTTCATGACCGTGCAGGCCGGCAAGGTCATCAAGATCATTCCGGCGCGTGAGGCGCGCTCGATCGGACCCAGCGTTAATTCCAATCAGGCAGTCGGCGGCGACGAATATGTGACGCGGATGGTGCGGCTCAAGAATATCGACGCCTCCGGCCTCGTCGGCGTAATCCAGCCGATGATCTCGCATGACGGCCTCGTCGCGGCATTCCCCGAAGACAACACGATCATCATCACCGACGACGGTTACAACGTGCAGCGCCTGCTGCAGATCATCGGCTCGCTTGATGTACGCGGTGAGCAGCAGAACGTTACGGTCATTCCACTGCGCCTCGCCTTTGCGGCAGAGATCGCACCCGAGATCGAGCAGGTGATGAACGCCCGCCTCGGCATCAGCTCGGGTTCGAGCATGCAGGCACGCCCCGGGATTGGAGTTGTCGCACCATCGGCGCAGGGCACTTCGACCGGCTTCAAGATCATTCCAGATGAGCGCACCAACTCGCTGTTAGTTCTCGCGCCGCCGCTCCAGATGCGCGAGATCCAGGAAATCGTCGCCAAGCTCGACGTCGTCCCGCCCAACTCCACCTCGCGCATCCATGTCTATCGACTGAAGAACGCGCAGGCGCTTGAGATGGTCCAGGTCCTCAATAACCTGATGAACGGCGGCAACGGCCCGTCCACCCTTTCGCCCACCACCGGAAAAGGATCGCTCGGCCGCGGCAGTTCGCTCGGCAACTATAACGGCAGCTCGTTCGGTTCTGGCTTTGGCGGGATGAGCGGCGGATCCAGCATGAGTGGCTTATCGGGCGCGTCGTACGGCGGCAGCTCGATGGGCGGTATGGGCGGCGGCATGGGCGGAGGAATGGGCGGCATGGGCGGAGGAATGGGCGGCGGCGGAATGATGCGCGGCTCTTCCGGCGGGTACGGCAGCAGTGGCGGAAGCTCGAGCGCCGGCACCAGTGGCAGAACGCCAGACTTCAGCTCCCCCGTCAGCATCACCGCCGACCCCGCTACCAACGCGCTCGTCGTGAGTGCGGCGCCTCAGGATTGGCAGACGGTCAAGAACATCATCGATGAGCTCGACGTGCCGCGCGTGCAGGTCTTCGTGCAGGCGGTGCTCGTCGAGGTGCAGGCTGAACGTCAGCGTGAGATGGGTGTCAATTACTTCGCCAATGGCACCCTGGGCGGCAACGTTGCGGGAGTCGGAACTCTGAATTTCGGCCAACTCCAAAATGCTATCGGCAACCCGCTGGGAATGACCGGTTTGGGCCTCGGTCTGGCGTCGGGTCAATCCTGCTCGGTTCCGGCTGCGATCGTGTCGGCGGCCACTACCGCCGCGACCGGATCGACCACCAGCGCCACCGGGAACGTCAGCGTGCCATGCGAACTCGCGCTGATCACCGCATTGGAGCAGGATCAGCATGCGAACGTGCTGTCGGCGCCGACATTGCTCACGGCCGATAACGAAGAAGCGATGATCGTCGTCGGCCAAAATCTGCCGTTTGTAGGCTCGGCGTCAGCAAACGCTGGTCTGCCCGGTCAGATCTTCAACTCGGTCGATCGCCAGAACGTCGGTATCACGCTCGATATCGTTCCGATGGTTTCCGAGGGCGACTACGTGAAGCTCGACCTTTATGAGGAAGTTTCGCAGGTCGATCCGACTACAGTGAATAACTCGCTCGGACCCACAACGACGATTCGATCGGCATCGACTGCTGTGCTCGTGATGAATCATCGCACCGCGGTCATCGGTGGCTTGATGTCCAGTGCCGACAACATCAACAACCAGGGTGTGCCATTCATCAGCAATATCCCATTCCTCGGCAACCTGTTCAGCGACAAGAATCGCAGCAAGAGCAAAGACAACCTGATGGTTTTCCTGACCCCGCACATCGTCCGCAACAAAGCCGATCTGCGTGAGCTCTCGCTGGCAGAGCGTCAGAAGTTCGTCAATTCGCTGGGCCGCAAAGAAATCCACGATATGCCAGCCTCGCAGGTGCAGCAGGTTTACAGCCCGAGCTTCTCGATTGCGGTACCGCCCTCGGCTGAGCTGAATGCTCCGTACGGCGCGCCGCCGACTGCTCCGGGTCCGGACAACACGGCGCCCGATACGACTGGCGCCACGCCGTTCAACACGACCGAAGTCGGTCCGACGACGATGAACACCAGGATGGGCGGGCCGAGTGTCGCGACCGGTACGGCCGTGGCTCCGGCGCCTATTGCGGCGGCTCCCGCATCCGCTCCGCTCGATGCGGGCGCGGGCAGCGTATCGCCGTTCAGCGACGCCTCGACAGGTGCGGCGGGCGGCAGCAAGCTCGATTCGACGCGCGGCGTGACGCCGTCAATCGCACCCTGA